The Lactuca sativa cultivar Salinas chromosome 2, Lsat_Salinas_v11, whole genome shotgun sequence genome includes the window TTTAAACTatgttttcggcgttctttatatgcacataaAGGAATTGAAGAGCCCCACAATCATATGAAGTTACTTTTGGCTTATCACATACCAAACTAAAACCACAATCCATAAAATAAGTCTGATCTATAACTTTCCCTTTTTACCCTTCGGTTCCAACATATAATCAAGGGATTAGATCTCACCACCAACATTATCAACATTCAGTAAGGTCCAACTTTATTTTCTCAAAGCCTAAAGCCTTTTTATGATCAAATTTCAATCCACAACCCTGAATTAAGAAACGACCCGAAACATAGTGTTACACAGATAACTACCcttaaacttatttttttaaacaatgtTTTGCCATTTTGGGGAATTCTTCAACTTTAGCCAAGCTTTGAGATGTGTAAAAGGTTTATGGTTTGTGTTTTCATATTGATCCATGATCACATTAACCGGATCGATATCGCTTTCTTGTACATTGTTTATAACAAAGTTGTAAGTTCCATCGAACTCGCAACATTTTACCCTCATATTGCGCCACTATTAACATCTTTCATCAAAACTTCGACTTGGACAACCCATTAAACCATAAAAAACGCTTGAAATTTTTTACCTAAAAATCTCTAAAGATTAGACTATCTCCTTCTTTCGAAACCGACACTCATGTTTGTGTTAACTTCTCTTCTTTCTCTTCTGACGAATTCATCTTTTGGGAGCCATGGTTTTTGAATTTTAGAACAATACAAATGTGTGAATGTGAACAAAATGAGAGAAGAattatatgaaaaataaaatggTTTGTAGTGGTATTTATATAGGTAAAGATTAAATAAAGAACCCAAAGTAACCGTTAGAATGGTCAAGGCATGAGtcaaaaaatgaagagttttgattgTTGTGGTCCATCATTATCTAGACCAGAATGGAAAATGACCACAAGCCAAAATGAGACATCGAGATTGTGTTCGTGCTCATGGTCTCTTGCCACCTAGACCAGCGATATGTCTGTGATCTGTATACTTTTATGTCATCCGCAATAGTCTTCACGACCACTACCTTCTTCCACCTCCACGTCACCACCACCATTCTTCCCCTTGCAACCGGGATGGTGTGCATGAGGGAATATCGTGGTCAAAGCGAGAAACAAGACAGATAGAGAGAAGGAGAAAGAAGGCAGATAGGAAACGTTCGTGGTGAAATGTGGTGGTGACCACAATCCTTCATGACAACGAGCAACCACAGAGGGTCAGGATGGTGTGTACGACTGTTGTTCTCGGTCCGGAAGGTCTTACAATGATATATTACTTTCACCCAAATTTCCCAATCCTAACCCATCACAAATGACTAAAAAGATTATCAACCAAAATATATCAGTTATTGATGTCATaaactagggatgaaagtgggtccaaacccggaccggatggacccggaccagAAAAACCTGGAACCGGTTAACGAGATTTTTTAGAACTGGAAACCgaaccggtatataggaaccggttccggttcggttccaggtacggtaccgggtaaagtggatcttgaaccggaaaacccggaaacatcaaagtgggtaggttggaaccgaataaagtgggtttagaaccgaaAAACCCGGGAAAACCggatttttttggtaattacttactacttagtgggttgaactttgaaaattttcatattgatatcccgactttgggggactgtaactcattgaatatgaaaccgaaattaataaaattatagtctaaaatcatgtacaaactctaaaatacactctggaaaaaaccgcatatcaatccgactttaaacgaatgagatatgcatgtgttaacattttcacagaatacaaagtacaaaaacaaatagctgaaaaattgaaaattttcaattttgataCCTCGACTTCGAAGAACTGTAAATCATTAAATATTAAACCAAacatgacaaaattatagtctaaactcatgtacaaaatataaactacaagttggaaaaaaccacatgtcaatccgaattgaaatgaattagatatgcatgttttaaaacttttaccgaatacaaaaaaaactaaaaaactaaaaacttccaactttaatatctcgactttgggggactgtaattcaatgaatataaaactaaaaataacaaatttatagtctaaaatcatgtacaaactctaaactacatgttaaaaaaacttcgtgtcaatcggagttgaaacaaataagatatacatattttaaacatttcacaaaaaccggttccggccctaaaaATGGTTCCGATTCCTAacaccggttccggtttttagacccggtttatccggacccgatggacccaaactcGGATTACCCGAAACCCGGATAAAAACACTTTTTAAACCTGaaaccggaaccggttctatatattccggttccaACGGTTCCGCTTCGTTTGCGGGTCCGTTTTCCGGTTCTAATTCTCTTCCCTACCGTAAACCGTGTTCTATGAAACGTTGTCACCCACAAACTATAAAATCTCGACGAATTTCGGCAAAATTAGAATTCAGAATTGCTTTACGCGACTAGTTGAAGTGACAAAACTGTAAAATTAGATTCCATTCATCAAAGTCTACGTTTCACCATTGATATATCATACAAGAAGGGTGCGTCGAAGGAACTGAATTACATTCTTAAGAAAATACCAGTTCGCCGGTCGCCTCATCTTTCTCCGTCCTTCAATCAGGTAGGTAACATCTCTGTCTTTCTCCTTCGATTTGTATAAGGCCGTCCGTCATCATTGATTTTTGAGCTTCCTTCGTTCGATAATGAATACTGCATAAGGTCAATGATTAAACCCTAGTTTCATATGTGATTTGCTGATGATTTTTTACCACTCTGTAACCCTAGTTCCATCTAAGATTTGGGGTGATCTTTTGGCTGACAATTTCAAACTGCTCTGCCGGTTCACTGAATCCCACCTTCTGTTTTTAATCGGGAACTTGATATCTTATTCATCTCAATTTTCTTTCTGCAAACTTCTTAGGTTCCGGTTGGAATTAAGAATCGGTAGTCGTTTCGTAtatcttatgttagttgtttacgAAGATGCTCGTGAGGATTTTACTTGATTATGCTTTCTCATCCACGTTCTTTTTCGTTCAGTTTTTTTACCCCTTTTCGTGAGAATTCTGCATATGCTTTCTCATACACTGGTATTCTTGTTTGAGGCATATATTTCCATGTACCTTACATGCTTCCACTTTATTTTACATTCAGATACTGATTTTGTGTTTTTGTCTTTTGGTTGTGGAGCTCTTTTATTGATTATTGAATGCTAGAAATGGTTTATCTAACATTATCTTGAGCGCTATGTCCCTATTTCCTCTTACTTGAGTTCCATATGCTAATTGGCAAATAACGATGAACATTAGATTCAACCTTACTCAGTTTTAAGCTTAAGTAACGTTCAAGTAATTAAGTTCAGTTACATTGTTCCTTTTTCACTTATTCATATGAAGTTTGCCTACTTTTCCAATATATTTCTAATTTCCAATCAGTTAATAATTATCCACAGATGGAAGTGAAACTATGGAATGACAAACGTGAGAGAGAAATGTACGAAAATTTTGCTGAACTTTATGCGATCATCAAAGCCACAGAAAAACTCGAAAAAGCATACGTTCGCGATATAATCCCATCAACCGAATACGAACTCGAATGCCAAAAGCTCATTGCACATTTCAAAACACTTTCATCAACACTAAAAGACACCGTACCCAGTATCGAAAGATTCCACAATACTTACAAAATGGACTGCCCTGCCGCCATGAACCGCCTCATAATGTCCGGCGTCCCCGCCACGGTGGAGCACAGGGCGGCAACCACCGCCTCCGGTGGAACCTCGGCTGCTTTTGTGGCGGAATGCGTGCAGAATTTTATCACTGCGATGGATTCTTTGAAGTTGAATATGGTGGCTGTTGATCAAGTTTTTCCTTTGCTTTCTGATTTGTCGGGGTCGTTGAACAAATTGTCGATTTTGCCCCCGGATTTTGAAGGGAAGGTCAAGATGAAGGAGTGGCTTGGGAGGTTGGCCAAAATGGGGGCGGCTGATGAGTTGACTGAACAGCAGTCCAGGCAATTGCATTTTGACTTGGAGTCTTCCTATAATTCTTTTATGGCTGCATTGCCTACTGATGGGACATGATTTTCACTCATGTAACTTTCTAAAATccttggtttttttttttattattctatAATCTATTTGCtggtttgaaaaatgaaattgcagGAATTACCAGTGTACTTCACTCTTTTTACCAATGTACTTTCTTTTTTACCCATGagtaaaaaataaattacattgCTATTATGGGTAAAGAAATATAAGTATGTTGGTATTATGGTTATAAAATATAAGTACATTGCCTATATTGGTAAAAAAGAGTAGTCAATTGCTATTCCTTGCAATTTGCCCTTTTAATTTGAAGTCATTAAGACAGGTCATTTAATTATCACAATAAATAATTAGAAAAACTTACAATTTTTACATGGCAATAGGTGCATGAAGTCTAGTGTGAATTTGGAAGACTTGGGACTAGAAGCTTAATTAGTTGTGTTTGTAAGTATTCTTTTGGTATATATAGAACCATATAATATAATGTGTTTGTTTTCCtgctttttttttttgccaaGGATGTTTTTTAATCCGATTGTTTGTAAGGTAAGATGTTTTGTAAATTGTTGAAGATTTTTAACATTGTTTGATGTTAAATTTAGTATTTAATCAGGGAAACTTAGGGTAAAGATTATGGACCTGTCTTTTCGTGTAACGACATATGAAAGTTATACAAATTCTGAACAAAGTGTTATTACTTTAATTTATAAATACATAATGGTAGTTGGTTAAAACTTTctatgtttatgtttaatttcgACTTAATAGACTTAACATGGATGATTTAGCTGGTATATGAATACCAAGTGTCTTTAAAAAATATATGACAAACCAAATCTTTTTATTTAAGAACAACCTATACTTTTTTTTACAATTGTGTATTAAGTTACAACGAGGAAAAAAGTATTTGGGTCAATTTATGCGGTGCCAATATACGATAAAACTAAAAATCTCACTTTTggttacccatacaagttataaaAGTTAGTTACCCATACAAATTATTATCCCTAAACAACCCCACCTTTAAAACGTTATAAAACTGAAAAGTGCACCCTTTTGAGGAATGGGCCCTGCATTAATTTTGATACCCCTACTCCCAGATAAAGGCAGGAGTGTGATAATTATTTAATAGTAACAACAAAAAGTAATAGAAATGAAACGTTATATTAACTAAAgtataaatgaaaaataaataggtAAAAAGTGTAAGAAACATGTCACATGAGCACTTTGCAACTTGGTCTTTTTCCAACACTACGccgtatataaaaatataaatactaTTACATAATTTAGTAATAAGGCTAATCATAAATTTTACTaagtttgattaaa containing:
- the LOC111921747 gene encoding vacuolar protein sorting-associated protein 28 homolog 2, whose amino-acid sequence is MEVKLWNDKREREMYENFAELYAIIKATEKLEKAYVRDIIPSTEYELECQKLIAHFKTLSSTLKDTVPSIERFHNTYKMDCPAAMNRLIMSGVPATVEHRAATTASGGTSAAFVAECVQNFITAMDSLKLNMVAVDQVFPLLSDLSGSLNKLSILPPDFEGKVKMKEWLGRLAKMGAADELTEQQSRQLHFDLESSYNSFMAALPTDGT